A genomic region of Kribbella sp. NBC_00382 contains the following coding sequences:
- the nirB gene encoding nitrite reductase large subunit NirB, with protein sequence MAQRHLVVVGGGMVAHRLVEALRSRDDDAAWRITVLAEEPRMPYDRVALTSYFSGRDPADLSLGDPSLWDDPAVSLRKGVVVAAVDTAARTVRTTRDEVIQYDELVLATGSYAFVPPIKNSDAVGCFVYRTIDDVAALRVYVERLRAEGKEVNGVVVGGGLLGLEAAGALRALGAGTTVVEFAPRLMALQVDEGGGSALARLIRGLDIEVLTSTQTTRVKTTSQGAARAMAVADGKDLPADVVVFATGVRARDELGRAAGLEIGERGGVVVDEGCHASVDGVWAIGEVACIESRVWGLIAPGYAMAEIVADRLLGGSATFPGADTSTKLKLLGVDVASFGDAFGTTEGALDIVYADPVAGVYKKLVLSDDARTLLGGILVGDASAYSGLRPMVGRQLGADPASYLLPEGSAPSQLELPDDAPVCSCNNVAAGTIRCAVREEGCGDLKSLCGKTRAGTSCGSCLPIVKNLLNAELAAAGVEVSKALCEHFAMSRAELFDVVRVTGLRTFSSLVERHGTGRGCDICKPVVASILSSLDPAGHVLDGERATLQDTNDHVMANIQKDGTYSVVPRIPGGEVTPEGLIAIGEVARDFGLYTKITGGQRVDLFGARIEQLPAIWKRLVDAGFESGHAYGKALRTVKSCVGSTWCRYGVQDSVGMAIALELRYRGLRSPHKIKLGVSGCARECAEARGKDVGVIATENGWNLYVGGNGGMTPRHAQLLASDLSDEQLLQAIDRFLMYYVRTGDRLQRTAVWINEIEGGLDHVRDVVLNDSLGIAADLDAAMAAHVDSYVDEWQATLQDPEKLARFVSFVNAPDQPDADLRYVVERNQPRPATPAERGQLEPVLLAGPRLEVRR encoded by the coding sequence ATGGCTCAGCGGCATCTGGTGGTTGTCGGGGGCGGCATGGTCGCCCACCGGCTGGTGGAGGCGCTGCGGTCACGCGACGACGACGCCGCCTGGCGGATCACTGTGCTCGCCGAAGAACCGCGGATGCCGTACGACCGGGTCGCGCTGACCAGCTACTTCTCCGGCCGCGACCCGGCCGACCTCTCCCTCGGCGATCCTTCGCTGTGGGACGACCCTGCTGTGTCTTTGCGCAAGGGGGTCGTGGTCGCTGCTGTTGACACGGCGGCTCGGACGGTGCGGACCACGCGCGACGAGGTCATCCAGTACGACGAATTGGTGCTGGCGACCGGCTCGTACGCGTTTGTGCCGCCGATCAAGAACAGTGATGCCGTCGGTTGCTTCGTGTATCGGACCATCGACGATGTTGCCGCGCTGCGGGTGTATGTCGAGCGGTTGCGGGCTGAGGGCAAGGAAGTCAACGGGGTAGTGGTCGGTGGCGGGCTGCTCGGCCTGGAGGCGGCTGGAGCCTTGCGGGCTTTGGGTGCTGGGACGACAGTGGTTGAGTTTGCGCCCCGGTTGATGGCGCTGCAGGTCGACGAGGGTGGCGGCAGTGCGCTGGCTCGGTTGATTCGTGGGCTTGATATCGAGGTGCTGACTTCCACTCAGACGACCCGGGTGAAGACGACTTCGCAGGGTGCCGCGCGTGCCATGGCGGTTGCTGATGGCAAGGACTTGCCGGCCGATGTAGTTGTTTTTGCGACCGGCGTACGGGCTCGGGACGAGTTGGGGCGGGCTGCTGGGCTGGAGATCGGTGAGCGTGGTGGCGTGGTCGTCGACGAGGGTTGTCACGCGTCCGTTGACGGGGTTTGGGCGATTGGTGAAGTCGCCTGTATCGAGAGCCGCGTCTGGGGTTTGATCGCGCCGGGGTATGCGATGGCGGAGATCGTCGCCGATCGGCTGCTGGGTGGGTCGGCGACCTTCCCCGGTGCTGACACTTCGACCAAGCTCAAGCTGCTCGGAGTCGATGTCGCGAGCTTCGGGGACGCCTTCGGGACGACCGAGGGTGCGCTCGACATCGTGTACGCCGATCCGGTCGCAGGCGTCTACAAGAAGCTCGTACTCTCCGACGATGCTCGTACGTTGCTCGGCGGCATCCTGGTCGGTGACGCGTCGGCGTACTCGGGGCTGCGGCCGATGGTCGGGCGGCAACTCGGTGCCGACCCGGCGTCGTACCTGCTGCCGGAGGGCTCTGCGCCATCGCAGTTGGAACTGCCGGATGACGCTCCGGTGTGCTCGTGCAACAACGTTGCCGCTGGCACCATTCGGTGTGCCGTGAGGGAAGAGGGTTGCGGCGATCTGAAGTCGCTGTGTGGCAAGACTCGGGCCGGAACGAGCTGCGGATCCTGTCTGCCGATCGTGAAGAACCTGCTCAATGCCGAGCTAGCCGCGGCCGGGGTTGAGGTGAGCAAGGCGCTGTGCGAGCACTTTGCGATGTCGCGGGCGGAGCTGTTCGACGTCGTCCGGGTGACGGGATTGCGGACCTTCAGCTCGCTGGTCGAGCGGCACGGGACCGGGCGCGGGTGCGACATCTGCAAGCCGGTGGTCGCGTCGATCCTGTCCAGCCTCGACCCGGCCGGGCACGTGCTCGACGGTGAGCGGGCGACGCTGCAGGACACCAACGATCACGTGATGGCGAACATTCAGAAGGACGGGACGTACTCCGTCGTACCGCGGATTCCCGGTGGCGAGGTGACGCCCGAGGGGCTGATCGCTATCGGTGAGGTGGCGCGCGACTTCGGGCTCTATACGAAGATCACCGGCGGGCAGCGGGTCGATCTGTTCGGGGCGCGGATCGAGCAGTTGCCGGCGATTTGGAAGCGGCTGGTGGATGCGGGTTTTGAGTCCGGACACGCTTATGGGAAGGCGTTGCGGACGGTTAAGTCGTGTGTCGGGTCGACTTGGTGCCGGTACGGAGTACAGGACTCTGTCGGGATGGCGATCGCGCTGGAGCTGCGCTATCGCGGGCTGCGGTCGCCGCACAAGATCAAGCTCGGTGTGTCCGGATGCGCGCGCGAGTGTGCCGAGGCGCGTGGCAAGGACGTCGGCGTGATCGCCACCGAGAACGGCTGGAACCTGTACGTCGGTGGCAACGGTGGGATGACTCCTCGCCATGCCCAGCTGCTGGCCTCGGATCTCAGCGACGAACAGTTGCTGCAGGCAATCGACCGGTTCCTGATGTACTACGTCCGCACCGGCGACCGGCTGCAGCGGACCGCCGTCTGGATCAACGAGATCGAAGGCGGCCTGGATCACGTCCGCGACGTCGTGCTGAACGACAGCCTCGGCATCGCGGCCGACCTCGACGCGGCGATGGCCGCACACGTCGACTCGTACGTCGACGAGTGGCAGGCGACGCTGCAGGACCCGGAGAAGCTGGCCCGGTTCGTGTCGTTCGTGAACGCGCCCGACCAGCCGGATGCCGACCTGCGCTACGTGGTCGAACGCAATCAACCGCGGCCGGCGACCCCGGCGGAACGCGGGCAACTGGAGCCGGTCCTGCTCGCCGGCCCCCGACTGGAGGTACGCCGATGA
- the nirD gene encoding nitrite reductase small subunit NirD produces the protein MTLSTTAVVVCPYDALLPERGVAALLGSRQIALFRVFSGELFALGNQDPVSGANVMSRGIVGSRGDVPTVASPMFKQVYDLRTGVCLDDPSLVLPVYPVRVVDGEVIVGD, from the coding sequence ATGACCCTTTCGACGACGGCGGTGGTGGTGTGCCCGTACGACGCCTTGCTGCCCGAACGCGGTGTCGCCGCGTTGCTCGGCTCTCGCCAGATCGCGCTGTTCCGGGTCTTCTCCGGGGAGTTGTTTGCCTTGGGCAACCAGGATCCGGTGAGCGGGGCGAACGTGATGTCGCGCGGGATCGTCGGGAGTCGCGGGGACGTGCCGACGGTGGCGTCGCCGATGTTCAAGCAGGTGTACGACCTGCGGACCGGGGTCTGTCTGGACGATCCGTCGCTGGTGCTACCGGTGTATCCGGTCCGGGTCGTCGACGGAGAGGTGATCGTCGGTGACTAG
- a CDS encoding YdeI/OmpD-associated family protein: METFEAAIEEASSGGAYVEVPTEVIAALGGGGRIPVLATFDGVPYRGSVASMGGCMALGILKQIRTELAKGPGDRVVVTVERDTAERTIEVPSDLAAALEAAGVKEAFDAMSFSHRREHVQAVEAAKRPETRTRRITKAVEMLTAKT, translated from the coding sequence ATGGAGACCTTCGAGGCCGCAATCGAAGAGGCCAGCAGCGGCGGCGCCTACGTCGAGGTGCCGACTGAGGTAATCGCCGCCCTGGGTGGAGGCGGCCGAATCCCGGTCCTGGCAACCTTCGACGGTGTGCCGTATCGCGGCTCGGTCGCATCAATGGGCGGATGCATGGCCCTCGGCATCCTCAAGCAGATCCGGACGGAGCTGGCCAAGGGACCTGGCGACCGGGTGGTGGTGACGGTCGAGCGGGATACGGCTGAGCGGACTATCGAAGTACCGTCCGATCTGGCTGCGGCGCTGGAGGCCGCGGGCGTGAAGGAGGCGTTCGACGCAATGAGCTTCAGCCATCGCCGCGAACACGTACAGGCAGTCGAAGCCGCCAAAAGGCCAGAAACCCGCACCCGCCGAATCACCAAAGCCGTCGAGATGCTGACAGCCAAAACCTGA
- a CDS encoding MFS transporter, protein MTLEARPEVATLRDRTGAVGTVETPRRGRWIDVWDPEDGGFWAAKGRRVARRNLWPSIFAEFLGFSVWQLWSIVVVSLPAAGFGYTTDQMFWLVALPSLVGATLRLPYTFAVPKFGGRNWTIVSALLLLIPASGLAFFVSRPDTPFWLMALVAATAGAGGGNFASSMTNISFFFPERDKGFALGLNAAGGNLGVAVVQLFVPIVIVAGAGLTLNRAGLMWIPLILLAAILAWRLMDNLSAATSSFKASIAAAKRPHTWVISFLYIGTFGSFIGFGAAFPLLIKTTFPSITVAHIAFLGALVGSVSRPFGGKLSDIVGGAWVTVCAFVVMGAGILSAIAALHAGSFTWFLLSFLVLFVASGAGNGSTYRMIPAVFRQTTRDLDGKPEPIRARREAAACIGIASAVGAYGGFLVPRGFAMSTGHYGSLVPALYTFCGFYVVCLLVTYFCYLRRGGPLSQERV, encoded by the coding sequence ATGACGCTCGAAGCACGACCGGAGGTCGCTACTCTTCGCGACCGGACCGGCGCTGTGGGTACGGTCGAGACACCGCGTCGTGGGCGGTGGATCGACGTCTGGGACCCCGAGGACGGCGGATTCTGGGCGGCGAAGGGGCGCCGGGTGGCCCGGCGGAATCTGTGGCCGTCGATCTTCGCCGAGTTCCTCGGCTTCTCCGTCTGGCAGCTGTGGAGCATCGTCGTCGTCTCGCTGCCGGCCGCCGGTTTCGGCTATACGACCGACCAGATGTTCTGGCTGGTCGCGCTGCCCAGCCTGGTCGGCGCCACCCTACGGCTGCCCTACACGTTCGCGGTGCCGAAGTTCGGTGGGCGGAACTGGACGATCGTGTCCGCGCTGCTGCTGCTGATCCCGGCCTCCGGCCTGGCCTTCTTCGTCAGCCGGCCGGACACGCCGTTCTGGCTGATGGCGCTGGTCGCCGCCACGGCGGGCGCCGGTGGCGGCAACTTCGCCAGCAGCATGACCAACATCTCCTTCTTCTTCCCTGAGCGGGACAAGGGCTTCGCGCTCGGCCTGAACGCGGCCGGCGGCAACCTCGGCGTCGCGGTGGTCCAGCTGTTCGTACCGATCGTGATCGTGGCCGGCGCCGGCCTGACGCTCAACCGGGCCGGGCTGATGTGGATCCCGCTGATCCTGCTGGCCGCGATTCTGGCCTGGCGGCTGATGGACAACCTGTCCGCGGCCACCTCGTCGTTCAAGGCCTCGATCGCGGCGGCGAAGCGGCCGCACACCTGGGTCATCTCCTTCCTCTACATCGGTACCTTCGGCTCGTTCATCGGTTTCGGGGCGGCCTTCCCGCTGCTGATCAAGACAACCTTCCCGTCGATCACCGTGGCGCACATCGCCTTCCTGGGCGCCTTGGTCGGCTCGGTCTCACGGCCGTTCGGCGGCAAGTTGTCCGACATCGTCGGTGGCGCCTGGGTGACGGTCTGCGCGTTCGTGGTGATGGGCGCCGGGATCCTGTCGGCGATCGCCGCTCTGCACGCGGGCAGCTTCACCTGGTTCCTGCTCAGCTTCCTGGTGCTGTTCGTGGCAAGTGGCGCGGGCAACGGCTCGACGTACCGGATGATCCCGGCGGTGTTCCGGCAGACGACGCGGGATCTGGACGGCAAGCCTGAGCCGATCCGGGCGCGGCGCGAGGCGGCGGCCTGCATCGGGATCGCGTCGGCGGTCGGAGCGTACGGCGGGTTCCTGGTACCGCGCGGCTTCGCGATGTCGACCGGGCACTACGGGTCGCTGGTGCCGGCGCTCTACACCTTCTGTGGCTTCTATGTCGTCTGCCTGCTGGTGACGTACTTCTGCTACCTGCGCCGCGGTGGCCCGCTCAGCCAGGAGCGTGTGTGA
- a CDS encoding response regulator transcription factor, which translates to MNADLRIVVADDHGIVREGLGALLSAHAGFSLVGTAATGAEAVRSAVTLRPDVLVMDIQMPDLGGIEATREIAKVAPEVAVLMLTMFDDDESVFAAMRAGARGYVLKGAAPDNVIRAIAAVAAGEAIFGPGVARRALAYLSGPRPDQPAFPELTPREREVLDLIATGLGNAAIAHRLSLAPATVGNHITSIFAKLQVATRPEAIIRARSAGLGDT; encoded by the coding sequence ATGAATGCTGACCTGAGGATTGTCGTCGCGGACGACCACGGCATCGTCCGGGAAGGGCTGGGCGCGTTGCTGTCGGCCCATGCCGGCTTCTCATTGGTCGGTACCGCGGCCACGGGTGCAGAGGCCGTGCGATCGGCGGTCACGTTGCGCCCCGACGTCCTGGTGATGGACATCCAGATGCCCGACCTGGGTGGGATCGAGGCGACCCGGGAGATCGCGAAGGTCGCGCCCGAGGTTGCGGTGCTGATGCTGACGATGTTCGACGACGACGAGTCGGTCTTCGCCGCGATGCGAGCAGGTGCCCGGGGCTACGTGTTGAAAGGTGCCGCGCCGGACAACGTCATCCGCGCGATCGCCGCCGTCGCCGCCGGCGAGGCGATCTTCGGCCCAGGAGTCGCACGCCGAGCCCTCGCCTACCTCTCCGGCCCACGCCCCGACCAGCCCGCGTTCCCCGAGCTCACACCCCGCGAGCGCGAAGTCCTAGACCTGATCGCCACCGGCCTAGGCAACGCGGCCATCGCCCACCGCCTCTCCCTGGCCCCCGCCACAGTCGGCAACCACATCACCAGCATCTTCGCCAAACTCCAGGTAGCCACCCGCCCCGAAGCCATCATCCGAGCCCGCTCAGCCGGCCTCGGCGACACCTGA
- a CDS encoding MMPL family transporter: MPTTERLIEGDLVEREKKRWAWRAGVAAVLIAWLILGSIGGPTVGKLSEVQENDNANFLPKQAESTLVNNESAKFVDSKALPYFVLIERDSGITPADVAKANEFLAKVPSLDLGDGKTIGQYLAAPAKTVIPSADKKALLITLELNGDQLDDVVKQGETALFAVADEMRTEIKQSLTPTGLQVYVTGPGGVFADFVTAFGGIDGILLGVALVVVFVILLIVYRSPVLPIAVLLTAVFGLALAASVVYPLAKNNVIELNGQSQGILFILVVGAATDYSLLLVSRYKEELHDYESKYKAMRVAWRAAIEPIAASGATVILGLLCLLLSQLGSTKGLGPVGAIGIAGALISAMTFLPAVLLAFGRRIFWPAIPRLDHVHAKDQVGGRKLWGRVSGLVGRSPRKVWAISALFLIACGLFLPTFKASGISQEDLFLNKVESVTGQEELAKHFDAGAGTPVQILTPVDQSDKVVQTAMKVDGVATATASVAPGVPPKVVDGKVLIQATLKVAADSPDATKVVKHLRTELDTVSPDILVGGNTAINLDVMDASNRDLKVIIPTILAVIFVVLMLLLRSVVAAVLLVICNVLSFGATLGISALVFNHVFDFPGADASIPLYAFVFLVALGIDYSIFLMTRVREESIEQGTRPGILTGLAVTGGVITSAGVVLAATFSALGVVPILFLAQIAFMVGFGVLLDTTIVRSLLVPALAYDIGAKIWWPSKLAKESGQR; encoded by the coding sequence GTGCCTACGACAGAACGACTCATCGAGGGGGATCTGGTGGAGCGGGAGAAGAAGCGCTGGGCGTGGCGGGCGGGTGTGGCCGCCGTACTGATCGCCTGGCTGATCCTGGGATCGATCGGCGGCCCGACGGTCGGCAAGCTGAGTGAGGTCCAGGAGAACGACAACGCCAACTTCCTGCCCAAGCAGGCCGAGTCGACCCTGGTCAACAACGAGTCGGCCAAGTTCGTCGACTCCAAGGCGCTGCCGTACTTCGTCCTGATCGAGCGCGACAGCGGGATCACTCCCGCCGACGTCGCCAAGGCCAACGAGTTCCTCGCCAAGGTCCCGTCGCTCGACCTCGGCGACGGCAAGACGATCGGCCAGTACCTCGCCGCGCCGGCCAAGACGGTGATCCCGTCGGCGGACAAGAAGGCGCTGCTGATCACCCTCGAGCTGAACGGTGACCAGCTCGACGACGTGGTCAAACAGGGCGAGACCGCGCTCTTCGCGGTCGCCGACGAGATGCGCACCGAGATCAAGCAGTCGCTCACCCCGACCGGGCTACAGGTCTACGTGACCGGTCCGGGTGGTGTGTTCGCCGACTTCGTCACCGCCTTCGGTGGCATCGACGGGATCCTGCTCGGGGTCGCGCTGGTCGTCGTCTTCGTCATCCTGCTGATCGTGTACCGCAGTCCGGTACTGCCGATCGCGGTACTGCTGACCGCCGTCTTCGGCCTCGCGCTGGCCGCGTCGGTGGTCTACCCGCTCGCCAAGAACAACGTGATCGAACTCAACGGGCAGAGTCAGGGCATCCTGTTCATCCTCGTCGTCGGCGCCGCGACGGACTACTCGCTGCTGCTCGTCTCCCGGTACAAGGAAGAACTGCACGACTACGAGAGCAAGTACAAGGCGATGCGCGTCGCCTGGCGGGCCGCGATCGAGCCGATCGCCGCCAGCGGCGCGACCGTCATCCTCGGTCTGCTCTGCCTGCTGCTCTCCCAGCTCGGCAGCACCAAGGGCCTCGGCCCGGTCGGCGCCATCGGCATCGCCGGCGCGCTGATCTCCGCGATGACGTTCCTGCCCGCGGTCCTGCTCGCCTTCGGCCGCCGGATCTTCTGGCCGGCCATCCCCCGCCTCGACCACGTACACGCCAAGGACCAGGTCGGCGGCCGCAAGCTGTGGGGCCGCGTCTCCGGCCTGGTCGGCCGCAGCCCGCGCAAGGTCTGGGCCATCAGCGCACTCTTCCTGATCGCCTGCGGCCTCTTCCTGCCCACCTTCAAGGCCTCCGGTATCTCCCAGGAGGACCTGTTCCTGAACAAGGTCGAGTCCGTCACCGGCCAGGAAGAGCTCGCCAAGCACTTCGACGCCGGGGCCGGTACGCCGGTACAGATCCTGACCCCGGTCGACCAGTCGGACAAGGTCGTGCAAACAGCCATGAAGGTCGACGGCGTGGCCACCGCGACCGCCTCCGTCGCCCCGGGCGTCCCACCGAAGGTCGTCGACGGCAAGGTCCTGATCCAGGCAACCCTCAAGGTCGCCGCCGACTCCCCCGACGCGACCAAGGTCGTCAAGCACCTGCGGACCGAGCTGGACACAGTCAGCCCCGACATCCTGGTCGGCGGCAACACGGCGATCAACCTCGACGTGATGGACGCCAGCAACCGCGACCTGAAGGTGATCATCCCGACCATCCTCGCGGTCATCTTCGTCGTCCTGATGCTGCTGCTCCGCTCGGTCGTCGCGGCGGTCCTGCTGGTGATCTGCAACGTGCTCTCGTTCGGCGCGACGCTCGGGATCAGCGCGCTGGTCTTCAACCACGTCTTCGACTTCCCCGGCGCCGATGCCTCGATCCCGCTCTACGCCTTCGTCTTCCTGGTTGCCCTGGGCATCGACTACTCGATCTTCCTGATGACCAGGGTCCGCGAGGAGTCGATCGAGCAGGGCACCAGACCCGGCATCCTGACCGGCCTGGCCGTCACCGGCGGCGTCATCACGTCCGCCGGCGTGGTCCTGGCCGCGACCTTCTCGGCGCTGGGCGTGGTACCGATCCTCTTCCTGGCCCAGATCGCCTTCATGGTCGGCTTCGGCGTCCTGCTGGACACCACCATCGTCCGGTCCCTGCTCGTCCCCGCCCTCGCCTACGACATCGGGGCGAAGATCTGGTGGCCGAGCAAGCTAGCGAAGGAGTCCGGTCAGCGGTAG
- a CDS encoding GNAT family N-acetyltransferase, translating into MTTTIRTAITDADYEAWRAIRIAVLPYERCPTVAELRDFDRPGRLMVLAEVDGEVAGNGLADRSGDGERAALMPRVHPDFRRRGVGTDLLRVLADHAVAQGYDMAGASVDDEESRLFAERFGFVETNRQVEQVRRIGDEPRPAPPTEYEIVSVAERPELWAKAYHQVALPTLPDMDHPVAIKVSADDWDKEWINDPAAMFVAVAGDDVIGVAGLMLDSDRPERAEVAYTAVLREWRGKSVASTLKRTSMAWAAEHGITEIYTWTQRGNDSMRRLNEHLGFSYGIVSLTMRAPLPLTGLLR; encoded by the coding sequence ATGACTACGACGATTCGGACGGCGATCACCGACGCCGACTATGAGGCCTGGCGGGCGATCCGGATTGCGGTACTGCCGTATGAGCGCTGCCCGACGGTGGCTGAGCTTCGTGACTTCGATCGACCCGGGCGGCTGATGGTGCTGGCGGAGGTCGATGGCGAGGTGGCCGGCAATGGGCTGGCGGATCGGTCCGGCGACGGGGAGCGGGCGGCGCTGATGCCGCGGGTCCACCCGGACTTCCGCCGCCGCGGCGTGGGGACGGACCTGCTCCGGGTGCTCGCCGACCACGCTGTTGCCCAGGGCTATGACATGGCGGGGGCCAGCGTCGACGACGAGGAGTCCCGGCTGTTCGCCGAGCGGTTCGGCTTCGTGGAGACGAATCGGCAGGTCGAACAGGTGCGGCGGATCGGCGACGAGCCGCGGCCGGCGCCGCCGACGGAGTACGAGATCGTCTCCGTCGCCGAGCGTCCCGAGCTGTGGGCGAAGGCCTATCACCAGGTCGCGCTGCCGACCCTCCCGGACATGGACCACCCGGTCGCGATCAAGGTTTCGGCGGACGACTGGGACAAGGAGTGGATCAACGACCCGGCCGCGATGTTCGTGGCGGTCGCCGGTGACGACGTGATCGGCGTGGCCGGCCTGATGCTCGACAGCGACCGCCCGGAGCGCGCGGAGGTCGCGTACACCGCCGTACTCCGGGAGTGGCGCGGCAAGTCCGTTGCCTCGACCCTCAAGCGGACCAGCATGGCCTGGGCCGCCGAGCACGGCATCACCGAGATCTACACCTGGACCCAACGCGGCAACGACTCGATGCGCCGGCTCAACGAACACCTCGGCTTCAGCTACGGCATCGTCAGCCTCACCATGCGAGCCCCGCTACCGCTGACCGGACTCCTTCGCTAG
- a CDS encoding sensor histidine kinase — MSERRRTAAWVLLAVALLEAVVTVVAATASDLTWTQLTNLFVVSNAVIGLSLALAGWPIAHYRPGNAIGWSLMVGGCCYASTATGLSLLAWLGAPTVGWRLFATVINGGWAPALALFIPLTLVLFPDGKLLSRRWRWLVVGLVVNAVLWTATGVLDRNGGLSAEIGIPGYPHWTGFAAVDVIGAISSAGLLVSLVAALVALVLRYRRGSDQVRRQVLWLLLALLVIVACFGLENLVSSESLVLGVLPLLLIPVAVAIAVLRYQLLDIRLVVSRSLLYLILVGGVVAAYFGLIALLDRNASVLATLVIALAFNPARVWLQRLIHRAFYGARRDPIRAMAEVGAQMGSGLTGVLAALCRVMRFPAATIVVEGKEISAYGELPAARHAIELRSGTDRLGELVVGLRSGELRVNAADEQVLSLLAAPLAVAVQAKGLADQLRDSRERIISGREEERRRIRRDLHDGLGPVLTAVVLNADAARRLIEAEPERSSALLAELRDQAIGAVEEIRRLVYELRPPALDGLGLLGALREYAAMASRRGDGGALTVTVDAPAALAELPAAVEVAAYRIATEALTNVIRHSTATTAAVRLSVDTEALRLGVLDNGMNAGPEWTAGVGLTSMSERATELGGRCEIRYDRTGCSVDVVLPLAEGARR, encoded by the coding sequence ATGAGCGAGAGACGGCGTACTGCGGCCTGGGTGCTGCTCGCCGTCGCGCTGCTCGAAGCCGTCGTCACGGTTGTGGCGGCAACGGCCTCGGACCTGACCTGGACCCAGTTGACCAACCTGTTCGTGGTCTCCAACGCGGTCATCGGTCTGTCGCTGGCCCTCGCCGGCTGGCCGATCGCGCACTACCGGCCCGGGAATGCGATCGGCTGGTCGTTGATGGTCGGCGGTTGTTGCTACGCCTCGACCGCGACCGGTCTTTCGCTCCTTGCGTGGCTGGGTGCACCGACCGTCGGCTGGCGGCTCTTTGCGACGGTGATCAACGGCGGTTGGGCTCCGGCGCTGGCTCTGTTCATTCCACTCACGCTGGTGCTGTTCCCGGATGGAAAGCTGCTCTCGCGTCGTTGGCGCTGGCTGGTCGTCGGGCTGGTGGTCAATGCGGTGTTGTGGACGGCTACCGGCGTACTGGATCGTAACGGTGGGCTGTCCGCCGAGATCGGCATTCCGGGGTATCCGCACTGGACCGGCTTTGCCGCGGTTGATGTCATCGGTGCGATCAGCAGCGCCGGGTTGTTGGTCAGCCTCGTCGCGGCGCTGGTGGCGCTTGTACTGCGGTATCGGCGCGGGTCGGATCAGGTGCGTCGCCAGGTGTTGTGGTTGTTGCTCGCCCTGCTGGTCATCGTGGCCTGCTTCGGGTTGGAGAACCTGGTGTCGTCGGAGTCGCTGGTGCTCGGCGTGTTGCCGTTGCTGCTGATCCCAGTGGCGGTCGCGATCGCCGTCCTGCGGTACCAGCTGCTCGACATCCGGCTGGTGGTCTCGCGGTCCTTGCTCTACCTGATCCTGGTCGGTGGGGTTGTTGCCGCCTACTTCGGGCTGATCGCGTTGCTCGATCGCAACGCGTCGGTGCTCGCGACGCTGGTGATCGCGCTGGCGTTCAACCCGGCCCGGGTCTGGCTTCAGCGGTTGATTCATCGGGCGTTCTACGGTGCGCGGCGGGATCCGATCCGGGCGATGGCGGAAGTCGGGGCGCAGATGGGGTCGGGGCTGACCGGAGTACTGGCCGCGCTCTGCCGGGTGATGCGCTTCCCGGCCGCCACGATCGTTGTCGAGGGCAAGGAGATTTCGGCGTACGGCGAACTGCCGGCCGCCCGGCACGCGATCGAGTTGCGGTCAGGTACAGACCGGCTGGGCGAGCTTGTCGTGGGGCTGCGTTCAGGGGAGTTGCGGGTGAATGCGGCTGACGAGCAGGTGCTGTCATTGCTCGCGGCACCGTTGGCGGTCGCGGTACAGGCGAAGGGGCTGGCTGATCAGCTGCGGGATTCCCGGGAGCGGATCATCAGCGGGCGCGAGGAGGAGCGGCGGCGGATCCGGCGGGATCTGCATGACGGACTGGGGCCGGTACTGACCGCAGTGGTGCTGAATGCGGACGCGGCCCGGCGGTTGATCGAGGCTGAGCCGGAGCGGTCGTCGGCGTTGCTCGCGGAGTTGCGGGACCAGGCGATCGGCGCGGTCGAGGAGATTCGCCGGTTGGTTTATGAGCTTCGGCCGCCAGCGCTGGATGGGCTCGGGTTGCTGGGGGCGCTGCGGGAGTACGCCGCGATGGCGTCTCGTCGTGGTGATGGCGGCGCACTGACGGTGACCGTCGATGCTCCGGCGGCGTTGGCGGAGTTGCCCGCTGCGGTGGAGGTGGCCGCTTATCGGATCGCGACCGAGGCGCTCACCAACGTCATCCGGCATTCGACGGCGACGACGGCGGCGGTACGGCTGAGTGTCGATACGGAGGCGTTGCGACTCGGCGTACTCGACAACGGGATGAATGCTGGCCCAGAGTGGACGGCGGGAGTCGGACTCACCTCGATGAGCGAGCGTGCGACCGAACTGGGTGGGCGCTGCGAGATCCGGTACGACCGAACCGGTTGCAGTGTCGATGTCGTACTGCCGTTGGCGGAAGGGGCTCGTCGATGA